The following proteins come from a genomic window of Bradyrhizobium paxllaeri:
- a CDS encoding alpha-2-macroglobulin family protein, translating to MIGLVRATVICATLALGLTAAGAADKAFKRDELADSATKLQAQIKSEAGPVAKSSATLRNDADAAFKRSDFRVGLQILGHIAATTPEDSANWLKLAKTIFQIRAASSSEQTFLYERASTAAYIAYQRAGNQAEEADALAVLGRAMSERKLWRPALDALRLSLDMREVAEVRGQYEKMRDQHGFRLLDYTVDSDGASPRACFQFSEDLAKRVDFAPFVALAGTDKPALTSEGKQLCVDGLKHGERYNINLRAGLPSTVKETLPKSAEFNIYVRDRKPFVRFTGRAYVLPRTGQRGIPLVSVNTPAVDVNVFRIGDRNLINTVVDSDFQKTLSSYQLSALGEERGVKVWSGELATATTLNQDVVTAFPVDQALGDLQPGVYVMTAAAKGPGSSSDDDGSLATQWFIVSDMGLTAFSGNDGIHVFVNSLASTDPIGKAEVRLVARNNEILATRKTDDAGHVLFEAGLARGEGGLSPALLTVMSDKADYAFLSLKTNAFDLTDRGVSGRVVPPGADAFVYAERGVYRSNETVYLTALLRDGQGNAMAGGPLTLVIERPDGVEFRRAQLPDQGAGGRSMAVALNSAVPTGTWRVRAFTDPKGSSVGETTFMVEDYIPERIEFDISAKEKMIKAEAPVELKVAGKFLYGAPASGLQLEGDILVAPAAAGRPGYPGYQFGVADEETASNERTPIENLPEADANGVATFPVSLAKAPTSTRPQEAQIFIRMVETGGRAVERKLVLPVAPQAALIGIKPLFGDKSVAEGDKAEFDVIFVGPDGKQLSRDGLRYELLKMESRYQWYRQNSSWEYEPVKSTKRVADGDLTLAADKAARVSVSPEPGRYRLDVKSTEADGPVTSVQFDVGWYSDGSADTPDLLETSVDKPEYTSGDTMVVSVNARTAGKLTVNVLGDRLLTTQTIDVKEGTQQVRLTVGKDWGTGAYVLATLRRPLDAAALRMPGRAIGLKWFGIDKKTRTLAVALSPPPLVRPGTSLKIPVKLGGLNPGEDAKIVVAAVDVGILNLTNYKPPAPDDYYLGQRRLTAEIRDLYGQLIDGMQGTRGQIRTGGDGAGAELQGSPPTQKPLALYSGIVTVGADGTAEISFDIPEFAGTARVMAVAWNATKLGRATIDVTVRDPVVLTATLPRFLLNGDKGTMSFDLDNVEGAPGDYSISVKTSGPVKVTGNPTTTVKLAAKQRTSMSLALDAGGAGTANLDVDIKGPNGLTLARHYALDVKAATQVLARRSIRTLAKGESLTLTSDMFSDLVSGTGGVSLSVGLSTALDAATILKALDRYPHGCSEQITSRAMPLLYVNDLAAGAHLAMDTAVDQRIKDAIERLLARQGSNGSFGLWSAGGDDAWLDAYVTDFLTRAREKGFAVPDVLFKNALDRIRNSVVNANEPEKDGGRDLAYGLYVLARNGAAPIGDLRYLADTKLSNLATPIAKSQLAAALALVGDKTRAERVYGAALDALAPKPVIEFGRVDYGSALRDAAALVSLASEGNAPRATLTQAVQRVEAARGLTPYTSTQENAWMVLAARALSKETLTLDIDGSPAKAAVYRSYKAEALAGKPVKITNTGDAPVQAVVSVSGSPVTPEPAASNGFKIERNYFTLDGKPADVTKAKQNDRFAVVLKITEAKPEYGHIMVADYLPAGLEIDNPRLVSSGDSGTLDWIEDGEEPEHTEFRDDRFTAAIDRASDDQSVFTVAYIVRAVSPGKYVLPQAYVEDMYNPSRYGRTGTGSVEVRPAK from the coding sequence ATGATCGGTTTGGTTCGCGCCACAGTGATTTGCGCCACGCTGGCGCTTGGCCTGACGGCGGCGGGGGCCGCGGACAAGGCGTTCAAGCGCGACGAACTCGCCGATTCGGCCACCAAGCTGCAGGCCCAGATCAAGAGCGAGGCGGGGCCGGTTGCCAAATCCTCCGCCACGCTGCGCAACGATGCCGACGCCGCCTTCAAGCGCTCCGACTTTCGGGTCGGCTTGCAGATCCTCGGCCACATCGCCGCCACCACGCCGGAAGACAGTGCAAATTGGCTAAAACTCGCCAAGACCATCTTCCAGATCCGCGCCGCCAGTTCCAGCGAGCAGACCTTCCTGTATGAGCGCGCCTCGACCGCGGCCTACATCGCCTATCAGCGCGCCGGCAACCAGGCCGAGGAGGCCGATGCCTTGGCGGTGCTCGGACGGGCGATGTCCGAGCGCAAGCTGTGGCGCCCGGCGCTGGATGCTCTGCGGCTGTCGCTCGACATGCGCGAGGTCGCCGAGGTCCGCGGCCAGTATGAGAAGATGCGCGACCAGCACGGCTTCCGGCTGCTGGATTACACCGTCGATTCCGACGGGGCCTCGCCGCGGGCCTGTTTCCAGTTCTCCGAGGACCTCGCCAAGCGGGTCGATTTCGCGCCGTTCGTGGCGCTGGCCGGCACCGACAAGCCGGCGCTGACCAGCGAGGGCAAGCAGCTCTGCGTCGACGGGCTGAAGCATGGCGAGCGCTACAACATCAATCTGCGCGCCGGCCTGCCGTCCACGGTCAAGGAGACGCTGCCGAAATCCGCCGAGTTCAATATCTATGTCCGCGACCGCAAGCCGTTCGTGCGCTTCACCGGCCGCGCCTATGTGCTGCCGCGCACCGGCCAGCGCGGCATTCCGCTGGTCAGCGTCAATACGCCTGCTGTGGACGTCAACGTGTTCCGGATCGGCGACCGCAACCTGATCAACACGGTGGTCGACAGCGATTTTCAGAAGACGCTCTCGAGCTACCAACTCTCCGCTCTCGGCGAGGAGCGCGGCGTAAAAGTCTGGTCGGGCGAGCTTGCGACCGCAACCACGCTGAACCAGGATGTGGTGACGGCATTCCCCGTAGATCAAGCGCTCGGCGACCTGCAGCCGGGCGTCTATGTGATGACGGCGGCCGCCAAGGGCCCCGGCAGCAGCAGCGATGATGACGGCTCGCTGGCAACGCAGTGGTTCATCGTCTCCGACATGGGACTGACGGCGTTTTCCGGCAACGACGGCATCCATGTCTTCGTCAATTCACTCGCGTCGACTGACCCGATCGGCAAGGCCGAGGTGCGGCTGGTCGCGCGCAACAACGAGATCCTGGCGACGCGCAAGACCGACGATGCCGGCCATGTGCTGTTCGAGGCGGGCCTGGCGCGCGGCGAGGGCGGGCTGTCGCCGGCGCTGCTGACGGTCATGAGCGACAAGGCCGACTACGCCTTCCTCAGCCTGAAGACCAACGCCTTCGACCTCACCGACCGCGGCGTGTCGGGGCGGGTCGTACCTCCCGGCGCCGACGCCTTCGTCTATGCCGAGCGCGGCGTCTACCGCTCGAACGAGACTGTTTATCTGACTGCGCTGCTCCGCGACGGGCAGGGCAACGCCATGGCCGGTGGGCCGCTGACCCTGGTGATCGAGCGGCCTGATGGCGTCGAATTCCGCCGCGCGCAGCTTCCCGATCAGGGCGCGGGCGGACGCTCCATGGCCGTCGCACTCAATTCGGCGGTCCCGACCGGGACCTGGCGGGTGCGGGCCTTTACCGACCCCAAGGGCTCGTCGGTTGGCGAGACCACCTTCATGGTCGAGGACTATATCCCCGAGCGGATCGAGTTCGACATCTCGGCCAAGGAGAAGATGATCAAGGCTGAAGCTCCGGTTGAACTGAAGGTCGCCGGCAAGTTCCTCTACGGCGCGCCCGCTTCGGGCCTGCAGCTCGAAGGCGACATCCTGGTCGCTCCCGCGGCCGCCGGGCGGCCGGGCTATCCCGGCTATCAGTTCGGCGTGGCCGATGAAGAGACCGCGAGCAACGAGCGGACTCCGATCGAGAACCTGCCCGAAGCCGACGCCAATGGCGTCGCGACCTTCCCGGTCTCGCTGGCCAAGGCGCCGACGTCCACCCGCCCGCAGGAAGCGCAGATATTCATCCGCATGGTGGAGACCGGCGGCCGCGCCGTCGAGCGCAAGCTGGTGCTCCCCGTGGCGCCGCAGGCCGCGCTGATCGGCATCAAGCCGCTATTCGGCGACAAGAGCGTCGCCGAGGGCGACAAGGCCGAATTCGACGTCATATTCGTCGGCCCCGACGGCAAGCAACTTTCGCGGGATGGCCTGCGCTACGAACTGCTCAAGATGGAGTCGCGCTATCAGTGGTACCGTCAGAACTCTTCCTGGGAGTATGAGCCGGTCAAATCGACCAAGCGCGTCGCCGATGGCGACCTGACGTTGGCCGCCGACAAGGCGGCGCGGGTGTCGGTTTCGCCGGAGCCCGGCCGCTATCGCCTCGACGTCAAATCGACCGAAGCGGACGGTCCGGTCACCTCGGTTCAGTTCGATGTCGGCTGGTACTCCGACGGCAGCGCCGATACGCCGGACCTGCTGGAGACCTCGGTCGACAAGCCGGAATACACCTCCGGCGACACGATGGTGGTTTCAGTCAACGCGCGCACCGCGGGCAAGCTGACCGTCAACGTGCTCGGCGATCGCCTGCTGACGACGCAGACCATCGACGTCAAGGAAGGCACCCAGCAGGTCAGGCTGACCGTCGGCAAGGATTGGGGCACCGGCGCCTATGTGCTGGCGACTCTGCGCCGTCCGCTCGATGCCGCGGCGCTGCGGATGCCCGGAAGGGCAATCGGCCTGAAATGGTTCGGCATCGACAAGAAGACCCGCACGCTTGCCGTCGCGCTGTCGCCACCGCCGCTGGTACGGCCCGGTACAAGCCTGAAGATCCCCGTCAAGCTCGGCGGGCTCAACCCCGGCGAGGACGCCAAGATCGTCGTCGCCGCGGTCGACGTCGGCATTCTCAACCTGACCAATTACAAGCCGCCGGCGCCGGACGATTATTATCTCGGCCAGCGCCGTCTCACGGCCGAGATCCGTGACCTCTATGGCCAGTTGATCGACGGCATGCAGGGCACGCGCGGCCAGATCAGGACTGGCGGCGACGGCGCTGGCGCCGAGCTACAGGGCTCACCGCCCACGCAGAAGCCGCTGGCGCTTTATTCCGGCATCGTCACGGTCGGCGCCGACGGCACCGCCGAGATCAGCTTCGACATTCCCGAGTTTGCCGGCACCGCGCGGGTGATGGCGGTGGCGTGGAATGCGACCAAGCTCGGCCGTGCGACCATCGATGTTACGGTGCGCGATCCCGTGGTGCTGACGGCGACGCTGCCGCGCTTCCTGCTCAACGGAGACAAGGGCACGATGAGTTTCGACCTCGACAATGTCGAAGGCGCGCCCGGCGACTACAGCATCAGCGTGAAAACCTCGGGTCCGGTAAAGGTCACGGGTAATCCGACCACGACCGTGAAGCTGGCGGCGAAGCAGCGGACCTCGATGTCGCTGGCGCTCGATGCCGGCGGCGCCGGCACCGCCAATCTCGACGTCGATATCAAAGGCCCGAACGGGCTGACCTTGGCGCGGCACTATGCGCTCGACGTCAAGGCGGCGACGCAGGTGCTGGCGCGGCGTTCGATCCGGACGCTCGCAAAGGGCGAGAGCCTGACGCTGACGTCGGACATGTTCTCGGACCTCGTGTCGGGAACGGGCGGTGTGTCGTTGTCGGTCGGCCTGTCGACGGCGCTCGATGCGGCGACCATCCTGAAGGCGCTCGATCGCTATCCGCACGGCTGCTCCGAGCAGATCACGAGCCGCGCGATGCCGCTGCTCTATGTCAACGACCTCGCGGCGGGTGCGCATCTGGCGATGGATACCGCCGTCGATCAGCGCATCAAGGATGCGATCGAACGGCTGCTGGCGCGACAGGGCTCGAACGGCTCGTTCGGCCTGTGGTCGGCCGGCGGCGACGATGCCTGGCTCGACGCCTATGTGACAGACTTCCTGACGCGGGCCCGTGAAAAGGGCTTTGCGGTGCCGGACGTGCTGTTCAAGAACGCGCTCGACCGCATCAGGAACTCGGTGGTCAACGCCAACGAGCCGGAAAAGGACGGCGGGCGCGATCTGGCCTATGGCCTCTACGTGCTCGCGCGCAATGGCGCAGCGCCGATCGGCGACTTGCGCTATCTCGCGGACACCAAGCTGAGCAACCTCGCGACCCCAATCGCGAAGTCGCAGCTCGCAGCGGCGCTGGCTTTGGTCGGCGACAAGACGCGGGCGGAGCGGGTCTATGGCGCTGCGCTCGACGCGCTGGCGCCGAAGCCTGTGATCGAGTTCGGCCGCGTCGATTACGGCTCGGCGCTGCGCGATGCCGCGGCGCTGGTCTCGCTCGCCAGCGAAGGCAATGCGCCGCGGGCAACGTTGACGCAGGCCGTCCAGCGGGTCGAAGCGGCGCGGGGGCTTACGCCCTACACCTCGACGCAGGAGAATGCGTGGATGGTGCTGGCTGCACGTGCGCTGTCGAAGGAAACGCTGACGCTCGATATCGATGGATCGCCGGCCAAGGCCGCGGTCTATCGCAGCTACAAGGCCGAGGCGCTGGCCGGCAAGCCGGTCAAGATCACCAACACCGGCGATGCACCGGTGCAGGCGGTGGTCTCGGTCTCGGGCTCGCCGGTTACCCCGGAGCCGGCGGCGTCGAACGGCTTCAAGATCGAGCGCAATTACTTCACGCTCGACGGCAAGCCCGCCGATGTCACCAAGGCCAAGCAGAACGATCGCTTTGCCGTGGTGCTGAAGATCACCGAGGCCAAGCCGGAATACGGACACATCATGGTGGCCGACTATCTCCCGGCCGGCCTCGAGATCGACAATCCGCGGCTGGTGTCGTCAGGTGACTCGGGCACGCTGGACTGGATCGAGGACGGCGAGGAGCCGGAACATACCGAGTTCCGCGACGACCGCTTCACGGCGGCGATCGACCGCGCCAGCGACGACCAGTCGGTGTTCACGGTGGCCTACATCGTGCGCGCCGTGTCGCCCGGCAAATACGTGCTGCCGCAGGCCTATGTCGAGGACATGTACAACCCCTCGCGCTACGGCCGCACCGGCACCGGCTCGGTTGAGGTGCGTCCGGCGAAATGA
- a CDS encoding phosphatase PAP2 family protein has protein sequence MPASPAVVDSRNYLSRFATLTWLSLAQLVRSPSHSRRAEAARRAARHVLWLSAGLGAAIIVLMYVIDAWEISQMPKRGTPSLWWVRILTDFGKDEYVLAALGISLIAVAIAAPAMHGVRRSLLLGLGTRLQFIFCAVAVSSLVTEVLKYSVGRGRPFVGGEANAFHFSHFAGNPAYYSFPSGHATTAFALAFAVSVVWPQARHAMAVYAVIIAATRLVLLAHHPSDVVAGALVGIIGAMFVRYWFAARRLGFAIQRDGSIVSLVGPSSGRLKRVARGALAP, from the coding sequence ATGCCCGCGAGCCCTGCTGTCGTCGATTCCAGGAACTATCTTTCGCGCTTCGCCACGCTGACGTGGCTGTCACTGGCGCAGCTCGTGCGGTCTCCGTCGCATTCGCGCCGGGCCGAAGCCGCCCGCCGCGCGGCGCGGCACGTGCTGTGGCTGTCGGCGGGTCTCGGTGCTGCGATCATCGTGCTGATGTACGTGATCGACGCGTGGGAAATCAGCCAGATGCCGAAGCGCGGCACACCCTCGCTGTGGTGGGTCCGCATTCTCACCGATTTCGGCAAGGACGAATATGTGCTGGCGGCGCTGGGAATATCGCTGATCGCGGTCGCGATCGCAGCTCCTGCCATGCATGGTGTCCGCCGCTCGCTGCTGCTTGGCCTGGGAACACGGCTGCAGTTCATCTTCTGCGCCGTCGCCGTGTCCAGTCTGGTCACCGAAGTGCTGAAATATAGCGTCGGCCGCGGCCGGCCGTTTGTCGGCGGCGAGGCCAACGCGTTCCACTTCTCGCACTTCGCGGGCAATCCGGCCTATTACAGCTTCCCGTCCGGCCACGCCACGACCGCCTTTGCGCTCGCTTTCGCCGTGTCGGTGGTCTGGCCCCAGGCGCGCCATGCGATGGCCGTCTACGCCGTGATCATCGCGGCGACCCGTCTGGTGCTGCTGGCCCATCATCCGAGCGACGTCGTGGCCGGCGCCCTGGTCGGCATCATCGGCGCGATGTTCGTGCGATACTGGTTCGCGGCCCGCCGGCTCGGATTTGCGATCCAGCGCGACGGCAGCATCGTGTCCCTTGTCGGGCCCTCCTCGGGGCGCCTCAAAAGGGTTGCCCGGGGCGCTTTGGCCCCATAA
- the pbpC gene encoding penicillin-binding protein 1C produces the protein MSEELRQQREDVDARAKPGHDGAGSGRRHFFRIVVALAFLLIVSTTAFTAWVFSLGPLPLDEARKVSTTIVDRNGKLLRAYAMADGRWRLPVDAKTSVDPGYLKLLLAYEDRRFWSHGGIDPLALGRAALQFGTRGHIVSGGSTITMQLARLMEPRRERSISAKLRQMVRAVQLERQLSKDEILDLYLALAPFGGNLEGIRAASIAYFGKEPKRLSLAEAALLVALPQSPERRRLDRHPEAAHAARDRVLARMVEDGVVSKEDAAQAKAVSVPRLRKPMPILAPHSSDAAMATVKDTPLVKLTLDASLQKMLEALARDRAVAQGPNISVAIIAVDNESGEVLARVGSADYFDERRAGQVDMTRAVRSPGSTLKPFIYGLAFEDGFVHPESLIDDRPIRFGSYAPENFDMTFQGTVPVRKALQLSLNVPAIALLDRVGSSRLSSRLKQAGGNLVLPKDEAPGLAMGLGGVGVTLQDLAQLYAGLARLGAARPLREIMLAQEKDNSDREPLRLMDQTAAWQVGNVLLGTPPPENGVHNRIAFKTGTSYGYRDAWSVGFDGRITIGVWVGRPDGAPVPGLVGRIAAAPILFDAFARTGKIPAALPKAPKGALIASNAKLPLPLKRFRAVGELIRTSNDATPRIQFPLNGSRIDVDRSGDGQAAAMPVKVAGGVLPLTVMLNGTSVGEIGSRRQRLVDPPGPGFARLTVIDATGAADTVVIRVQ, from the coding sequence ATGAGCGAAGAGTTGCGCCAACAACGGGAAGACGTGGATGCCCGGGCCAAGCCCGGGCACGACGGTGCTGGCAGTGGACGCCGCCACTTCTTCCGGATCGTGGTAGCGCTCGCCTTCTTGCTCATCGTCAGTACCACCGCCTTTACCGCCTGGGTCTTCTCGCTCGGACCGCTGCCGCTGGACGAAGCGCGAAAAGTCTCGACCACGATTGTCGATCGCAACGGCAAGCTGCTGCGCGCCTATGCGATGGCCGACGGCCGCTGGCGGCTGCCGGTGGATGCCAAGACATCGGTCGATCCCGGCTATCTCAAGCTGTTGCTGGCGTATGAAGACCGTCGGTTCTGGTCACATGGCGGCATCGATCCGCTGGCGCTGGGGCGCGCGGCGCTGCAGTTCGGCACGCGCGGCCACATCGTCTCCGGCGGCTCGACGATCACGATGCAGCTGGCTCGGCTGATGGAGCCGCGGCGCGAGCGTTCGATCTCAGCCAAGCTGCGCCAGATGGTGCGCGCGGTTCAGCTCGAGCGGCAACTCAGCAAGGATGAAATCCTCGATCTCTATCTGGCGCTGGCGCCATTCGGCGGCAATCTCGAAGGCATCCGCGCCGCTTCCATCGCCTATTTCGGCAAGGAGCCGAAGCGGCTGTCGCTTGCGGAGGCAGCACTTCTGGTCGCGCTGCCGCAATCGCCGGAGCGCCGCCGGCTCGACCGTCATCCGGAAGCCGCGCACGCCGCGCGCGATCGCGTGCTTGCGCGGATGGTCGAGGATGGCGTGGTGTCGAAGGAGGACGCGGCGCAGGCCAAGGCGGTCTCGGTGCCGCGGCTGCGCAAGCCGATGCCAATTCTGGCGCCGCATTCCTCCGATGCCGCGATGGCGACGGTGAAGGATACGCCGTTGGTGAAGCTGACGCTGGATGCGAGCCTGCAGAAGATGCTGGAGGCCTTGGCGCGCGACCGCGCCGTGGCGCAGGGGCCGAATATCTCGGTCGCCATCATCGCCGTCGACAATGAAAGCGGCGAGGTGCTGGCACGCGTCGGCTCGGCGGATTATTTCGACGAACGCCGCGCCGGACAGGTCGACATGACCCGCGCCGTACGCTCGCCGGGGTCGACGCTGAAACCGTTCATCTATGGGCTCGCCTTCGAGGACGGCTTCGTGCATCCCGAAAGCCTGATCGACGATCGTCCCATTCGCTTCGGCTCCTATGCGCCGGAAAATTTCGACATGACGTTCCAGGGCACGGTGCCGGTGCGCAAGGCGCTGCAGCTCTCGCTGAACGTGCCGGCGATTGCGCTGCTCGATCGCGTCGGCTCCAGCCGGCTGTCGTCGCGGCTGAAGCAGGCCGGCGGCAACCTCGTGCTGCCGAAGGACGAAGCGCCGGGCCTTGCCATGGGTCTCGGCGGCGTCGGCGTCACCTTGCAGGATCTGGCGCAGCTCTATGCCGGACTGGCGCGGCTCGGCGCGGCGCGGCCGCTGCGCGAAATCATGCTCGCCCAAGAAAAGGATAACTCCGACCGCGAGCCGCTGCGGCTGATGGATCAGACCGCGGCCTGGCAGGTTGGCAACGTGCTGCTCGGCACGCCGCCGCCGGAAAACGGCGTGCATAACAGGATCGCGTTCAAGACCGGCACCAGCTACGGCTATCGCGACGCGTGGTCGGTCGGCTTCGACGGCCGCATCACCATCGGCGTGTGGGTGGGGCGCCCCGACGGTGCGCCGGTGCCGGGCCTGGTCGGCCGCATCGCCGCCGCGCCGATCCTGTTCGACGCCTTTGCACGCACCGGAAAAATCCCGGCGGCGCTGCCGAAGGCCCCGAAGGGCGCGCTGATAGCCAGCAATGCCAAGCTGCCGCTGCCGCTCAAGCGCTTCCGCGCGGTCGGCGAACTGATCCGGACCAGCAACGATGCCACGCCGCGCATCCAGTTCCCCCTGAACGGCTCGCGGATCGACGTTGACCGTTCGGGCGACGGGCAGGCCGCCGCGATGCCGGTCAAGGTCGCCGGCGGCGTGCTGCCGCTGACCGTCATGCTGAACGGTACCTCGGTCGGCGAGATCGGCAGCCGCCGCCAGCGGCTGGTGGACCCACCCGGACCGGGCTTTGCCCGGCTGACCGTGATCGATGCGACCGGCGCGGCTGATACCGTGGTGATACGGGTACAGTGA
- a CDS encoding ArnT family glycosyltransferase has product MVETFQPPRFGAGQQPVKPAHSGRRLALVFDFATANHFRAVVFLVLCGFVLFLPGFFNIPAIDRDEARFAQATKQMVESGDIVDIRFQDDVRYKKPVGIYWLQAAVVETASSLGLPRAQLRIWLYRIPSLIGAIGAVLLTYWAALAFVTRRGAALAALMMCSSVLLGAEARLAKTDAMLLLTVVAAMGAMARVYLSWQRGEDPAHPPWMAPAIFWTALAGGILLKGPLILMFVGLTIVALAILDRSAAWLWRLRLVWGLMWTLVLVLPWFVAIFWRAGEAFFSNSLGGDMLSKIGAQESHGAPPGLYLLLFWVTFWPGAALAGMAAPAVWRARREPGAQYLLAWLVPSWIVFEAVLTKLPHYVLPLYPAIAILTAGALERRVLSRSWLRRGAAWWFVVPVGAAVIAVIGAIKLTHYPAFPAWPFLAAAMIFGLIAWWMFEDSRAERSLLNAVVAAMFLAVAIYGIVMPSLTAMFPSAEVARALRNVVCVGPKSAAAGFHEPSLVFMVGTSTLLTDGSGAADFLGQGSCRFALVESRTERAFVQRAEAIGLRYNVAKRIEGYNISQGKAISIAIFRSEGTE; this is encoded by the coding sequence ATGGTGGAAACCTTCCAACCCCCACGCTTTGGAGCGGGCCAACAGCCTGTAAAACCTGCGCATTCCGGCCGCAGGCTGGCCCTTGTGTTCGACTTCGCCACGGCCAACCATTTTCGCGCCGTCGTGTTTCTGGTGCTCTGTGGGTTCGTGCTTTTCCTGCCCGGTTTCTTCAACATCCCGGCAATCGACCGCGACGAGGCGCGGTTTGCGCAGGCGACCAAGCAGATGGTCGAGAGCGGGGACATCGTCGACATCCGCTTCCAGGATGACGTGCGCTACAAGAAGCCGGTCGGTATCTATTGGCTGCAGGCGGCTGTGGTCGAGACAGCCTCGTCACTCGGCCTGCCGCGCGCGCAGTTGCGCATCTGGCTCTATCGGATTCCCTCGCTGATCGGCGCCATCGGCGCGGTGCTCCTGACCTACTGGGCGGCGCTCGCCTTTGTCACGCGGCGCGGAGCGGCGCTAGCGGCACTGATGATGTGCAGCTCCGTCCTGCTCGGCGCCGAAGCGCGGCTGGCCAAGACCGACGCGATGCTGCTGTTGACCGTTGTCGCCGCGATGGGGGCGATGGCGCGGGTCTATCTGTCCTGGCAGCGCGGCGAGGACCCGGCGCATCCGCCGTGGATGGCGCCCGCGATCTTCTGGACGGCGCTGGCCGGCGGCATCCTGCTCAAGGGGCCGTTGATCCTGATGTTCGTTGGCCTGACGATCGTGGCGCTCGCGATCCTGGATCGCTCGGCGGCGTGGCTGTGGCGGCTGCGCCTGGTCTGGGGCCTGATGTGGACGCTGGTGCTGGTGCTACCCTGGTTCGTTGCGATCTTCTGGCGCGCGGGCGAGGCGTTCTTCTCCAATTCGCTCGGCGGCGACATGCTGAGCAAGATCGGCGCGCAGGAATCCCACGGCGCGCCGCCGGGCCTCTATCTGCTGTTGTTCTGGGTCACGTTCTGGCCGGGCGCGGCGCTGGCGGGAATGGCGGCGCCGGCGGTATGGCGGGCGCGGCGCGAGCCCGGCGCGCAATATCTCTTGGCGTGGCTGGTCCCGTCATGGATCGTGTTCGAGGCGGTGTTGACCAAGCTGCCGCATTACGTGCTGCCGCTTTATCCGGCGATTGCGATCCTCACTGCCGGCGCGCTGGAGCGCCGCGTGCTGTCGCGGTCCTGGTTGAGGCGCGGCGCCGCCTGGTGGTTCGTCGTTCCCGTGGGGGCAGCCGTGATCGCCGTCATCGGCGCGATCAAGCTGACGCATTACCCGGCGTTTCCCGCCTGGCCGTTCCTGGCGGCGGCGATGATCTTCGGCCTGATCGCGTGGTGGATGTTCGAAGACAGCCGCGCCGAGCGCTCGCTGTTGAATGCCGTGGTCGCCGCGATGTTTCTGGCGGTCGCCATCTACGGCATCGTAATGCCGTCGTTGACCGCGATGTTTCCGAGCGCCGAGGTTGCGCGCGCGCTTCGCAACGTGGTCTGCGTCGGGCCGAAGTCCGCGGCAGCCGGCTTCCACGAGCCGAGCCTCGTCTTCATGGTCGGCACCAGCACGCTGCTCACCGATGGATCTGGCGCGGCCGATTTCCTGGGGCAGGGCAGTTGCCGCTTCGCGCTGGTAGAATCGCGCACCGAACGCGCCTTCGTCCAGCGTGCCGAAGCGATCGGGCTGCGCTACAATGTGGCGAAGCGGATCGAAGGCTATAACATCTCGCAGGGCAAGGCGATCTCGATCGCCATCTTCCGCTCGGAAGGTACGGAATAA
- a CDS encoding glycosyltransferase family 2 protein, protein MTPADRAAVAVSIVVPVRNEADNVAPLIAEIVGALGSRWAYEIIYVNDGSTDATADRLAALMKQHPQLRQLKHAASSGQSAAVRSGVRAARGAIVATLDGDGQNNPAFLPDLIAAVEKGGGRIGLAAGQRVGRKDTGFKKLQSRIANGVRNSILRDGTRDTGCGLKAFPREVFLSMPYFDGLHRFLPALVRREGFDIAYVDVIDRPRHSGVSNYGFLDRLWIGIMDLAGVWWLIRRKKTTPVATEVL, encoded by the coding sequence TTGACACCTGCCGACAGAGCTGCGGTCGCCGTTTCAATCGTTGTGCCGGTGCGCAACGAGGCTGATAACGTCGCGCCGCTGATTGCGGAAATCGTCGGCGCGCTCGGCAGCCGCTGGGCCTATGAGATCATTTACGTCAATGACGGTTCGACGGATGCGACTGCCGACCGGCTGGCGGCGCTGATGAAGCAGCACCCGCAGCTCCGGCAACTGAAGCACGCCGCCTCATCAGGGCAATCGGCGGCGGTGCGCAGCGGGGTGCGTGCCGCGCGCGGCGCCATCGTGGCGACGCTGGATGGCGACGGACAGAACAACCCGGCGTTCCTGCCGGACCTGATCGCGGCGGTCGAAAAAGGCGGCGGGCGCATCGGCCTTGCCGCCGGTCAGCGGGTCGGGCGCAAGGACACCGGTTTCAAGAAGCTGCAGTCGCGGATTGCCAATGGCGTGCGCAACTCGATCCTGCGCGACGGCACCCGCGACACCGGCTGCGGACTGAAGGCATTCCCGCGCGAGGTGTTCCTCTCGATGCCCTATTTCGACGGGCTACACCGGTTCCTGCCGGCACTGGTACGCCGCGAAGGCTTCGATATCGCTTACGTGGACGTGATCGACCGCCCGCGCCATTCCGGCGTATCCAATTACGGCTTCCTTGACCGGTTATGGATCGGGATCATGGATCTCGCCGGCGTGTGGTGGCTGATCCGCCGCAAGAAGACGACGCCCGTAGCGACCGAGGTTCTCTGA